From the genome of Bradyrhizobium elkanii USDA 76, one region includes:
- a CDS encoding SDR family oxidoreductase, with amino-acid sequence MFEKGLLAKKRILITGGGSGLGAAMGYRFAELGAELIICGRREGLLEETAAKFRSELGAKVSIARCDIRDGAAVEAMMDQVWQDAPIDVLVNNAAATFIAQSEHLSFRAADAILAPTLHGTMYCTLAAGRRWIDGKHRGVVLSILSTSTITGRAFTVPSSMAKTAVLAMTKSLAVEWGPKGIRTVAIAPGAFPTAGATGQLRPEGRGESWAHRNPLGRAGEHAELANLATFLISDQAGYINGEMVVQDGGSHLRSSGAEDLLQWTDAQWEKQRAARAK; translated from the coding sequence ATGTTTGAAAAAGGCCTGCTGGCGAAAAAGCGCATTCTGATCACCGGCGGCGGCTCCGGCCTTGGCGCGGCGATGGGCTACCGCTTCGCCGAACTCGGCGCCGAATTGATCATCTGCGGGCGGCGCGAAGGGCTGCTGGAGGAAACCGCAGCAAAATTCCGCAGCGAGCTCGGCGCCAAGGTTTCCATCGCGCGCTGCGATATCCGCGACGGAGCGGCGGTCGAAGCGATGATGGATCAGGTCTGGCAGGACGCGCCGATCGACGTGCTGGTCAACAATGCTGCCGCAACCTTTATTGCGCAGAGCGAACATTTGTCGTTCCGCGCGGCGGACGCGATCCTCGCGCCGACACTGCATGGCACGATGTACTGCACGCTCGCCGCCGGCCGCCGCTGGATCGACGGCAAGCACAGGGGCGTTGTGCTCTCGATCCTGTCGACCTCGACCATCACCGGCCGCGCGTTCACGGTGCCGTCCTCGATGGCCAAGACCGCGGTGCTCGCGATGACCAAGAGCCTTGCGGTGGAGTGGGGCCCGAAGGGCATCCGCACCGTCGCGATCGCGCCCGGCGCGTTTCCGACCGCAGGTGCGACCGGACAGTTGCGTCCCGAAGGGCGCGGCGAGAGCTGGGCGCATCGCAATCCGCTCGGCCGCGCCGGCGAGCATGCGGAGCTCGCCAATCTCGCGACCTTCCTGATCTCGGATCAGGCCGGCTACATCAACGGCGAGATGGTGGTGCAGGATGGCGGCTCGCACTTACGCAGTTCCGGTGCCGAGGACCTGCTGCAATGGACCGATGCGCAGTGGGAGAAGCAACGCGCTGCGCGCGCCAAGTGA
- a CDS encoding NADPH:quinone oxidoreductase family protein has protein sequence MKAILCSQYCQPDDLVLADVPDPVAGPGEAVIAIKAAALNFFDILMIQGKYQIKPPFPFSPAAEVAGVIESVGAGVTDLKVGDRVVASCGHNGARDKIALPANSIVKIPDNLDYDRAAGIIIIYGTALHALEDRASPKPGETLAVLGAAGGTGLAACELGKLMGLKVIACASSDEKLAFAKQHGAELTLNYAKEDLKEGLRKLTDGKGADIVFDPVGGAYAEAALRSTAWEGRFLVIGFAAGDIPKIPLNLALLKGCDIRGVFWGAWARQNPDKNRKNLEKLVQWTAEGKISSHVDRTFPLSQTAEALKVLAGRKAMGKVILHPGS, from the coding sequence ATGAAAGCCATCCTCTGCTCGCAATACTGTCAACCCGACGATCTCGTGCTGGCTGACGTGCCCGATCCGGTGGCGGGTCCCGGCGAAGCCGTGATCGCGATCAAGGCGGCGGCGCTGAATTTCTTCGACATCCTGATGATCCAGGGCAAGTACCAGATCAAGCCGCCGTTCCCGTTCTCGCCGGCCGCCGAGGTTGCCGGCGTGATCGAAAGCGTCGGTGCCGGCGTCACTGACCTGAAGGTCGGCGATCGCGTCGTCGCTTCCTGCGGCCACAACGGTGCGCGCGACAAGATCGCGCTGCCGGCGAATTCGATCGTGAAGATTCCCGACAACCTCGACTACGACCGCGCCGCCGGCATCATCATCATCTACGGCACCGCGCTGCATGCGCTGGAAGATCGCGCAAGCCCGAAGCCGGGCGAGACGCTCGCGGTGCTCGGGGCCGCCGGCGGCACCGGCCTTGCTGCGTGCGAGCTCGGCAAACTGATGGGCCTGAAGGTGATTGCCTGCGCCTCATCGGACGAGAAGCTGGCCTTCGCGAAACAGCACGGCGCCGAGCTGACGCTGAACTACGCCAAGGAAGATCTCAAGGAAGGCCTGCGCAAGCTGACCGACGGCAAGGGCGCCGACATCGTGTTCGATCCGGTCGGCGGCGCCTATGCCGAAGCCGCGCTGCGCTCGACCGCATGGGAAGGCCGCTTCCTGGTGATCGGCTTTGCCGCCGGCGACATTCCGAAGATCCCGCTCAACCTCGCGCTGCTGAAGGGCTGCGATATCCGCGGCGTGTTCTGGGGCGCCTGGGCGCGGCAGAATCCGGACAAGAACCGCAAGAACCTGGAGAAGCTCGTGCAGTGGACCGCGGAAGGCAAGATCTCCTCGCATGTCGACCGCACCTTCCCGCTGTCGCAGACCGCGGAAGCCCTGAAGGTGCTCGCCGGCCGCAAGGCCATGGGCAAGGTGATCCTGCACCCGGGAAGCTGA
- a CDS encoding YkvA family protein, translating to MTSSEHGAGFGPADRLAQDPESVRRRFWIKFKKVVASLPFAEDLLAAYYCAFDRQTPRHVQAALLGAIAYFILPFDFVPDMLPILGFTDDAAVLATALRIVASHITPEHRDAARAALKRGVPEEE from the coding sequence ATGACATCGAGCGAACACGGCGCGGGATTTGGGCCTGCCGATCGGCTGGCGCAGGACCCGGAAAGCGTGCGCCGCCGTTTCTGGATTAAGTTCAAGAAGGTGGTGGCGAGCCTGCCTTTCGCGGAGGACCTGCTGGCCGCCTATTACTGCGCCTTCGACCGGCAGACGCCGCGCCACGTGCAGGCGGCGCTGCTCGGGGCGATCGCCTATTTCATCCTGCCGTTCGATTTCGTGCCCGACATGCTGCCGATCCTCGGCTTCACCGATGACGCCGCAGTGCTCGCAACCGCGCTCCGCATTGTGGCAAGCCACATCACGCCGGAGCATCGCGATGCCGCCCGCGCCGCGCTGAAGCGCGGTGTGCCGGAAGAGGAGTGA
- a CDS encoding 4a-hydroxytetrahydrobiopterin dehydratase gives MVERLSAEARKAALWELAGWSETSGREAIAKTFVFKDFNEAFGFMARAALVAEKSDHHPEWKNVYKTVEVVLSTHDVGGVTKRDIDLAKAMNAIARQLGVS, from the coding sequence ATGGTCGAACGGCTGTCAGCGGAGGCAAGGAAGGCCGCCCTTTGGGAACTGGCCGGCTGGTCGGAAACGTCCGGCCGCGAGGCGATCGCCAAGACTTTCGTGTTCAAGGACTTCAACGAGGCCTTCGGGTTCATGGCCCGCGCCGCCCTGGTCGCCGAGAAGAGCGACCATCACCCCGAGTGGAAAAACGTCTACAAGACGGTCGAGGTGGTGCTGTCGACCCACGATGTCGGCGGGGTGACCAAGCGCGACATCGACCTTGCCAAGGCCATGAACGCGATCGCAAGGCAGCTTGGGGTCAGTTGA